The genomic stretch GGTCTCGTGGGAAGCAATATTATTCTAacgactgggtaaagctcagtacGAGATAGTACTAAGTACTAAGAACAGGATGAGATAGTACGAAATACTAACCCCCCAAATCTGGATGAAAAGCCTCTCTGTTCCCGAGAGACGCCCTAAGAAACATCACCATTCACAGAAAGAGGTCtcacatgtagatatacaggTCGCCATCATTGGCCGAAGCCTTAACAGCGTGAATTTATTCGTGTACAATCTCAACATCGATGCTATTAAACTTGACATTACATAGTTATGTTTGTATTCGTGTATCTCAATAAcagacaccaaaaaaaaaaaaagtattcacccagatttgggaaaTAATAACTTGAACatagctttacccaatcatttgaaaaaaagtattcttcTAGCCCTTTAAGTGGTTAAGATTAGGGAACTTGGTAACGAATCAGCACACTCTTGGCCACCCTGCTCCCCTATAATCATCTCcccccaacctttttttttttttaaatccgtCCTAGTAAAAGTGGGTTCAACTTGATAAGCCGGGTTCTGAATGCTCAAGGGTCGAAGAAAGGTCTCTGCACCCAACCGTCAAAATGGCGTTTATATTTACTGATTAACGCAGTGACAGtcggtcctttttttttttcgtccgaGACCGCAGGGATTTCTTGTGGTGGTGTTCAGCAATGCATGGGGCCTGTAGGTCTGTAGGTCTGTAGGTTTACAATGTGTTTGTGCTCTACGTTCCTGCTTTGGCTTGTGTCCCATACAGTTGGTGCTGCTATGGTTGGTGCACCCCATGCCTGGTGTTTCTTTGGTGTTTACATCGTACAGCAATGGCAGTGCTCTTCATACAAACGACAATACTTCAATCTTATCAGTGACACTTAAGAAAGGAGGAGGGCttacaaaaatttctttattttcttagagCGTATTCATAAAAACAACAGACACAAGGCCcgcttaaaaaatacaaaatttacaaGTATTGAACTGCCAGAGATAGGAGTAAGGTCAAGGGGCAACAAAAATGCTAGCAGAAACATGGGTAGCCTGATGAACTGCCaccatgagtttttttttttcaacacgaGGAACGCCATACTTTTATTCCCAACAGTTTGCAGTATACTCTACAATCaatgaattattttcatgtcttatttctttctttttgttcctcgAGATAACACGCTCGTACTCTCTCGACGACAAATCCACATTCAAAGAGAATCCTCAGTTACACCACCAGCTCCTACCCCACTACACCCTGACTCCACCCCACAACCTCGATCTTCCGGACCACCATACCCATGAAAGCTATTCTAAGAAGCATAAACCTCAATATACGAACAGCAGCAAGGTGCATACAACTCCAACTACAAATGGCGAAGCCACTAGCCTGGAGGAGAGTGCCACTAAGCCACCTGACAATAAagtcaagaaaaatgtttctctcaTTATGGAAATGTGTCACAGGCGTGAAGACGCGGCAAGATCAAGGGCGGTCGTAAAGTGTGGCGGGTAGTCCAACTCGTGGCAGCTTTAATCCAAGGCAAACCCAGCGACCCTCGAGATATCGACGAAGCCTCAATACTTTCTCCATGCTTCACTCCAGGCTGACGGGAGATTTGTCTTAATAGCCGCGCTCGAACCCACAGACTTTTTCTTTGGGTAAACACCCGGTGTAGATACCAAGATACCCGAGGGCAAAACTTGTGAAGCCTGCTTGCTACCCGAATCAATGACAACGAGCGACTGGGTTCAGTTAGTTCGAAAGTGAGGGAATGCattgagtgagtgaaagaatgAGTGTAGAAGAGAGTGGAAAAGAAAAGGGAGGGTGAAGGTGAGAATAGGTGggagtgtggtggtggtggagacgATGTATGAGTTTTATTATAGCGGGTGAAACTTTTACTGTCCTGTACACTCACATTAAGGTTCTGACATTAATCACACGGGGGAGCACTGGAGTACAAACGACGAGGACGTCGAGTGAATTATCTAAACAATGTCAGGGTTAGTCGGGTGGAAAGTCATCTAATGTAGACAAGACATTGAGAGTTACCTttccgacacacacacacaaacacatatatgcacacaaaacatttttactcagCTACaactataaaaatacaatttctggCGAATTTTTGACAGTTTGTATACACCAGACGGGGATGATATACTGAGCAAAATATTTCGATAAActgtgaatgaataaatgaacattaAGTTCATAGACTATGAACAACTGATACAACAAGAAGCGGTGTTACCTTCTCGATTGCTGTGCATATGACGAGGAGGGAAAAAAGCCCAAAGTTAATTCTGATCACACATCGAAGCCTGGGGTTTGTATTTTCTCCTCACAATATTATCCAGCAGGATGGGGCACCTTGTGTGGAGAGGTCCCGGCCATTTACCTGGCGAAATACTTCAGTTTGGTCACCTGCGAGGCGACACTCACCGCTGAGTGGTCAGTTGTGATCGTCTGCAGAACTGGGGGCTGTCAACCTCTCCACGTGAGAGCTGCGAGGGCAGAGagggggtgggtgtgggtgtaaGTGGGTGAAGAGTAGGGGAGCTTACTCGCTCTCGATCTCTCGCGCGGTTGTCTCCTGCGGCGCGCACGTGCGGTTTGTGAGCAGAGCGAAGTTTTTGGAACTTGTTGATCGTGCGGCCAGTGCTTCGAACTGGTTCGGCTGGCATATCAGCGAATTTCACGTCCCTACCTGAATTAATTCCCCGtctattcaaaaaaaaaaaaaaattctattgaATTGCTATATAGCCCGACATACTGGCTTAACTACCAGCAATCAGGTAACAGATGTTatggttctctctctctgtgagcaCCGGAAACTGTAATAGTGAGAAGTGTATGTGGCTTTAACAGTGTGAGGTGCTTGTGATAACTATAATAATGACAGCTTCATGCAATGACTGTAATAGTTCTGACCACTTCCTCCAAAAATGCCTCACTCCTCACCTCCTGAAAGTAGAGAGAGATGCGACATGGCCAACGGGACCCGCACTCAAAGGAATGGTCTATAGGTGCAATACATAGGTACTGAAGGCTGTCCTGAAGGTACAGTTTGGTAAAACGAGCAGAAAAATTTAATAgtaaactttgtgtgtgtgtggttaacTTATCACCGCTTCGTGTTCTTGACATATATAACCCTGGTTATTTTTTCCAGTCTTATTTAATAATGTGTCAGGTTTGAGCATGGAGGCATTTACAAGACTTCAACAAACGCAGTTCAAGATTGCTTTCAAAGATGTCATTAGTGGAGAGCCTCGTATGAGGGAAACCGGGGAGGGGGATGGTACCCATTAGCCACACAGGAAACACTCTAAAAAtcgaaaataaaaatcccttaagttaaagtgaaaataaagcaaaatcaaaataaaacaaaatcaaaataaaacaaaagtcaaaataaaataaaaataaaaataagttttgaaatTCCCATAACATATTGTGGTATATCCGAAAAGACCGTGGTGCTGAAggcattaaaatgtttttctactgTAGGCAAGGCGACATCTGGGTCAGCCACATGGCCATACTATTGCCAGATGTAAGAATGGTGTTGCCAGGCAAGTGGTTGTGACTTGTCTGCCCAAGGATCGATTTTCTGCTATCGCGGGGTGGTCATACAAAATCCAGATTTGTTCGCCTGGAACAACATTCACCTTCGTAAGGCGCTGTCAGCTTTGAAGTATTGACCAACGGGCCAGGAATATCCAGCTGGCCTTAGTCACGAGGGTAATGGTGGGCGATGTGCTCGGGAGAGCGAAAGCAAACTATAGGTGTAGAAATTTATGAAGCTACAGTTACTTGCCACCTGCTGTTCGTTTTTATAAGTTTCAGAAAACGTGGGTTGGGTGCTTGAaagtgcgtgcacacacacacatgcgtgctTGCATAAATATCTAAAGCTTCACTTTGGCGCCGGTGATAGATGGTTTGGTATGTTCTGCCTTATTGAACATCGCCCAACACATCAGCTGACGAGTTGCCATGCAATTGGATCACAAATAATAGGAAATGACACGCCGACAAACGGCAGCAATTAAGCAGGAGACGCTGAGCGATGGCAACCTTTTGTTCCTTGTGTCCACCCCAGTGGTTGCCTCGCTGACCGTGCAAAGGACCCACAAAGATCCAGCCACGGAGGTTTGTGAAAGTAATGTTAGGTAGTTATTCTTTTGGAGTGTGGGCAGGGATGTGTTTGCTCAAAGTCAACTATGTCCACCTGAGTGTGcatagaatagaatagaatagaatagaatagaatagaatagaatagaatagaatagaatagaatagatATTGTGTGCTCTCTCACGCGCCAGCCAGTACGTGGGAATTTACCTAGCGCTTAGCTAATAGACAATCATTCTCTAccataaatataaagaaacgatataaaaatacattcctCACCATATtctgcctttttattttaattttttttgttgttaaaagtacacgttaaattatttattttgtggataACATAGACCCTCTGCAAATGTTCCTTAAGTCTGCTCGTCAGtgaaattgtaatatttatatgaCTGCAGTAAGCAATTTCTAGCAAGAAATAGTTTGATTCATAGATTACATTGTCTTCGTTATAGGCGTGAAGTAAAGAAAGTGGCAAAAGTGAAAGCATGTTAATGGCTTCAGCGGGGCAGAAAGCCGGGTGTGAGAGGGTCGTCTTGTTCCACACAGAACGTGCTTTGTCCCGAGTAGTACGCATTGCCAGAAACTTCTGTAACCACGCCTACTACATCAGAGTCCTGAGGCCCCGCCTGTTTGACTTCGACTTCTCGAACAGCAATCGTGGCGAACACAGAACCAGTCACCGCAGACCGGAAGTACAGCTTCTGGCCAAGGGAGATAATCCCACGTCGATATTCTAGCGCTACCCGTGCTGAACATCCGGAACCGCATGGCGAGCGGTCGACCTGCGaggaataaacaataaataaataaatatttgggaaatatttttgatgagatattgaaaatatttttcagcagtATTTCGTAGTAATagtgtttctcttctttcatctcCCTCGCATTCACTGACAAAAATACATACTAGTAATTAAACACATCTTGGCCCTccgcgggtatcgaacctgtgCGCCTCTTAGTTCAGATGCCAGTGATCTAACCATCCACTCTCCCCGTCAAAGACAGGTGGGCGCCCATAAATAATCACACTACCATACAAACACGTGAGCACAAACTCATAAACGCGATAACATAGGAACATGGGCGGCTactcacataaaaaatattttcgagAGATTATCTCTCTGTTGGAGCAGCAAAACACCTAaaccacaaataaaaattaataattaacacTGCTACGACCACATATCTTGCACAGGATCGTAATGGAACTCGTGGCCCAGTAACACACTTTCCACCGCATAGCTGTTTGATGGCTTGCCAGGATATCTGTCGAGTTCTGGCAAATGggttaataattaatattcgTTATACAGTCACTTCACCTGCTTTCTGGATAGAACTCTCGTCCAACGAAAATGTCGACTGAAGCTGTCTACAGCAGGTTAGAAGTGTGCGAAAGATAATGGACGGGGTGTAGGTTGGACTTACACGGGTACCTTGCGCCAAACATTGTAGCAGAAAAGGAAGtaataagtaagaaaaaaaaaaaatagaagaaaaatattttgctctgCGGGTAGAGTTGCTCGCTGGTCAGTGGTGCTAGGAGTACTTGGTCCTGACCTGTTTGTTGGCGAAGACGCAGAGGTTGGTAGCGGGACCGTCTACGCTTTGTGTGTAGTCATCAGTGAGGATAGTTCCGTAGACAAAGGCTAGGTCCTGGCTATGGGGGTGAAGGAGATTCAGGTGTGTCTTAGCTGCatctgtagacacacacaatatatatataggccaGTTatcaaagggaagaaaaaaaaaagatgacagtacaatataaaaacacatttatatacGTCACACAAAAAGTTTATACAATAGTACAAACCAACTCCCTTTCACCATCGATCAACTTCTCCGTCTCTCTTTCCAGTCTACCTACATTCCTGCCTGTTCGTATGTTCGTCCATCTTGCCTCCTTGTGTCTGTCTCACTATATTACACATTTGGTCGGGTGGGCACCCTTTGTCACCATAGCTACAAGACTTGCCTGTGACAGCTTGGGCCGCGTCCGCCAGTGTCGCGATGGCTGTGACGTTCAGGTCAAGGTTCAGTCGCGAAGCCGGCACGAAGACGTAGAAAGCGCCGCCATAGCTAACGTCCACCGTGACGTCACCAACGCCGGGGACCGGTAAGGTGACATCTGCCACACGGATGCATGAAAACACTGTTTTAGTGGCGAGATTTCAGTCGTGTACTTGTTATATAATAGTTATCCTGTATTGTTCTGGAAGTAATGGCAAGAAAGAAGTActagtgtgagtatgcgctatacaaattttgaattaattattatttttgatccGCGGTTGATTAAATTTGCTTTACCTACCTCAATACAATATCTAGCTCAATACGCAATATCTAGCTCAATATTGACAAGCAACAGAATACCTAAAGCAAAAACATAAGATGGGACACTCTCAAAGCTCACACGCCCTGATTGATTAAAGTTGTATTCCACGCGGGCTTTGACTGGTCCGCACGGACACTGAATAACAACCTCGGTCTCTGGGGACACAGGGGTCACCAGCTTTCTGTCCACAATATATctgcacaaatataaaattttatacacCAGCAGTCAGTAACAAGAgccaaaatcaaaacaaaaaacaagatggTAAACAACAGTAATTTTTGTCCCGCCTACCTGCCCAGTGCAATGACCCCATGGCCACACATCGTAGAATAACCTTCGTTATGCATGAATATGACCCCAACGTCGACTCCGGGAAGATCAGGGGTCGTCAACAAGGCGCCATACATGTCGCAGTGTCCACGTGGTTCGAACATGAGAAACTTCCGGTAATGGTCAGCACGCTGTCTGAGCCATGCTCGTTTTTCCAGCAGAGTCCTGCCCTCCGCTTCGGGGAACCCAGACTCAATGATGCGAAGCGGTTCTCCTCCAGTATGCATCTCAGTAGTCTTTATTTCAACTTGGGGTGGAAGGAAGGGAATCGCAGGAATTTCGGCCATCTTTAATAACGGCTGTATATATTCCCTGtgggaagaatgaaagaaaaagacacaccACTCAACATTTAACAATGGATTtatataggtggattgctgtctgtctgccaagaccaacggtTAGCTTCCAAAGACTTTAAATAAACTAGACAGCCAGCTCAGGCGAGGGAACAGATGTCTTgtgtcgcgcatgcgctggaccaAGCTGGTCATTCGCCTCTTCCGGTTTCGCTTTTCACAGTGTGTCGCAGAGctactgttgttattattttgagattCCAGGCAATAACTGTGCGATTCCAGGATGCCCATCCCCCACCGACACaaaagtttatcatttttccGCATAAGAAGACTAGATAATAAAGACTGGAAAAAAGCTCGTTTGAGAGCTGTGAATCGTTGTGATTCTAATTTCAACATCGAAAGAGCGACCACTCGCTCCAGacattatattgttatattgagGGTAAGTCACATTGTGAGATAAAtataagtttttatattttataataattcgaCTTTCCAGTGGTTCTACGTATTGCTGTGCCAGATGACAAGATTTATTGTCACTGTTCTGTGTCAGTGCCCGGCGACAATAAAGTTCCTTTTACGAACAGCTCGTAATTATTGTAAGTATCCGAACGTTATGAATGGAAAAATGGAAGATGGCTGTATGAGtggaagatttttaaaaattcagcaaTACTACTTTCATATATCTCCATGCAACAGTTTTGTTGTACTTAAAGTTGGTATCACTGCCTGATAAAAATGAAGGGCATTGTGAAGGCACTCACAGTTCCGGAAGAAATTCCACGAGAAAGGAATTGATAAAATTCGTGAAAATCAACTTCACTTGCTAGAAGTCTGTATATATAGACTTTATTATTACTGTAAACATAATCACGCCACCGGCTGAGAACTATTTAAAATTAGATTATCAAAGTTACACCAAACATGAGGTGAAAATAATGTATTGCACTAGTGCAAAACACACGTACTTACACGATCTGAGTGTCAGGCTATAAGTAAACTGAATACATACATTAAGGGATACGGTTATTATGGTTTATTCCTCGTCACGCCTCGGCAGAAAATCTGGCATCCTGCTGACACATGACCTTATTCCCTTCACTCTCactttgtgtgtggtttttttatgtgtgtgtgtgagcgcgcatgtgtgtatgagaaTAAGAGAGAAATTACTCACAAGCACTCCCACATGTCACACAGACATTGGCCTCTTTACGAATGACATCAGCTTGAACTCTGCGGGATTTGCCCTACTTTCACATATGTGCAGCGAATAAGATTCAGCAGTTTGTGAGACGTGCGGGTCACCACAGTCGTCTACATTTACACAAATCAGACAATAAAAGTGACCACTTCGTTCTTGAAGGCCTAGAAACTATAAATTGCAATTAAATATGATATCTGTTAGCCGTTTGACCAATCATCTGACATGCATTAGTTATGCAGGATTTGGAATAtttacgtttatttatttattttttttaaagctgatgaTGAAAACTATAGAGATGACTAAAGCGCAGCTCAACTCACACAAGGG from Pomacea canaliculata isolate SZHN2017 linkage group LG8, ASM307304v1, whole genome shotgun sequence encodes the following:
- the LOC112570601 gene encoding trans-L-3-hydroxyproline dehydratase-like isoform X2 codes for the protein MEYIQPLLKMAEIPAIPFLPPQVEIKTTEMHTGGEPLRIIESGFPEAEGRTLLEKRAWLRQRADHYRKFLMFEPRGHCDMYGALLTTPDLPGVDVGVIFMHNEGYSTMCGHGVIALGRYIVDRKLVTPVSPETEVVIQCPCGPVKARVEYNFNQSGRVSFESVPSYVFALDVTLPVPGVGDVTVDVSYGGAFYVFVPASRLNLDLNVTAIATLADAAQAVTDAAKTHLNLLHPHSQDLAFVYGTILTDDYTQSVDGPATNLCVFANKQVDRSPCGSGCSARVALEYRRGIISLGQKLYFRSAVTGSVFATIAVREVEVKQAGPQDSDVVGVVTEVSGNAYYSGQSTFCVEQDDPLTPGFLPR
- the LOC112570601 gene encoding trans-L-3-hydroxyproline dehydratase-like isoform X1, with the translated sequence MWECLEYIQPLLKMAEIPAIPFLPPQVEIKTTEMHTGGEPLRIIESGFPEAEGRTLLEKRAWLRQRADHYRKFLMFEPRGHCDMYGALLTTPDLPGVDVGVIFMHNEGYSTMCGHGVIALGRYIVDRKLVTPVSPETEVVIQCPCGPVKARVEYNFNQSGRVSFESVPSYVFALDVTLPVPGVGDVTVDVSYGGAFYVFVPASRLNLDLNVTAIATLADAAQAVTDAAKTHLNLLHPHSQDLAFVYGTILTDDYTQSVDGPATNLCVFANKQVDRSPCGSGCSARVALEYRRGIISLGQKLYFRSAVTGSVFATIAVREVEVKQAGPQDSDVVGVVTEVSGNAYYSGQSTFCVEQDDPLTPGFLPR
- the LOC112570601 gene encoding trans-L-3-hydroxyproline dehydratase-like isoform X3 translates to MAEIPAIPFLPPQVEIKTTEMHTGGEPLRIIESGFPEAEGRTLLEKRAWLRQRADHYRKFLMFEPRGHCDMYGALLTTPDLPGVDVGVIFMHNEGYSTMCGHGVIALGRYIVDRKLVTPVSPETEVVIQCPCGPVKARVEYNFNQSGRVSFESVPSYVFALDVTLPVPGVGDVTVDVSYGGAFYVFVPASRLNLDLNVTAIATLADAAQAVTDAAKTHLNLLHPHSQDLAFVYGTILTDDYTQSVDGPATNLCVFANKQVDRSPCGSGCSARVALEYRRGIISLGQKLYFRSAVTGSVFATIAVREVEVKQAGPQDSDVVGVVTEVSGNAYYSGQSTFCVEQDDPLTPGFLPR